In Papaver somniferum cultivar HN1 chromosome 1, ASM357369v1, whole genome shotgun sequence, a genomic segment contains:
- the LOC113288118 gene encoding uncharacterized protein LOC113288118 — MVQVGVKGWMNEEDRFSDVYKKGNKVSEVYERNKAKGKHPSTSNVISDELEEMFGKKQNGGIRGYSSHMSKKQVEMAAIGVAALHQIDDENALKLSKIEAELGSLGSAVKEILNCMKRKQPTSSARVGTPSPEKRFNSLFGHPSDDSLDHADSLSNETPSLQVEMLDNRGKVVASECIAGGDICHSRKVMPTEKRVLIEQVHDQSALVWDAPQGNGWVHLRDLEMPAWVVWSADRLQSVPIKK, encoded by the exons ATGGTGCAAGTAGGTGTCAAAGGttggatgaatgaagaagataGGTTTAGTGACGTCTATAAAAAAGGG AACAAAGTAAGTGAGGTTTATGAAAGGAACAAAGCAAAAGGAAAGCATCCCAGCACTAGTAATGTGATTTCAGATGAACTTGAGGAGATGTTTGGAAAAAAACAAAATGGTGGTATTCGTGGCTACTCATCTCATATGTCAAAGAAGCAAGTTGAAATGGCAGCAATTGGAGTTGCTGCCCTTCACCAAATAGATGACGAAAATGCACTTAAACTAAGCAAAATTGAAGCTGAATTGGGGTCCTTGGGCAGCGCAGTGAAG GAGATTTTGAACTGCATGAAACGCAAGCAACCTACATCATCAGCTCGTGTAGGCACTCCCAGCCCAGAAAAAAGGTTCAATTCTCTTTTTGGTCACCCAAGTGATGATAGCCTGGATCATGCCGATAGTTTAAGTAATGAGACTCCTTCCTTGCAAGTTGAAATGCTAGATAATAGAGGAAAAGTTGTTGCATCAGAGTGTATCGCTGGCGGCGATATTTGTCATTCTAGAAAGGTGATGCCAACAGAGAAGAGGGTTCTTATCGAGCAAGTGCATGATCAGTCTGCGTTAGTATGGGATGCACCACAAGGAAATGGATGGGTGCATTTGAGGGACCTAGAAATGCCTGCTTGGGTGGTCTGGTCTGCAGATAGGTTGCAATCGGTGCCAATCAAGAAGTAA